In a single window of the Zea mays cultivar B73 chromosome 5, Zm-B73-REFERENCE-NAM-5.0, whole genome shotgun sequence genome:
- the LOC100191499 gene encoding Pentatricopeptide repeat-containing protein At2g02980, chloroplastic-like, translating into MSSAPLTATPAPLLPANKPKSAAPQHPLLSHLPHCTSLRGLAQLHAAAVKAGLAAHPALVTRLLTLCTGPGAGPAHLAYARQVFDRVTQPSDAVWYNTLLRGYARSSSSSSSSSAAAVRVFVRMLEEGVAPDTYTFVSLLKACAAARAGEHGRQAHAVAVKLGAAGHDYVRPTLINMYAECGDARAARVTFGRADGDCVVSYNAMIAAAVRSSRPGEALVLFREMQAKGLNPTPVTVISVLSACALLGALQLGRWLHDYVRKLGLGSLVKVSTALVDMYAKCGSLEDAIAVFQGMESRDRQAWSVMIVAYANHGYGREAISLFEEMKKQGMKPDDITFLGLLYACSHSGLVSEGLRYFDDMKDHGIVPGIKHYGCVTDLLARSGQLERAYKFIDELPINPTPILWRTLLSACGGHGDVELGKRVFERILELDDSHGGDYVIFSNLCANTGYWEEMNRVRKLMSDKGVVKVPGCSSIEIDNTVHEFFAGDGRHPKSQEARKMVDEVIDQLKLVGYIPDTSHVFHVEMGEEEKAISLKYHSEKLAIAFGLLNTAPGATLRVVKNLRVCPDCHSMAKFVSMVFNRRIILRDLNRFHHFERGICSCGDYW; encoded by the coding sequence atgtcgtccgcgCCTCTGACCGCCACGCCAGCCCCTCTCCTTCCCGCCAACAAACCCAAGAGCGCAGCACCGCAGCACCCGCTCCTCTCCCACCTCCCGCACTGCACCAGCCTCCGCGGGCTCGCCCAGCTCCACGCCGCCGCCGTTAAGGCCGGCCTCGCCGCGCACCCCGCCTTGGTCACCAGGCTCCTCACGCTCTGCACCGGCCCGGGCGCGGGCCCCGCCCACCTCGCCTACGCCCGCCAGGTGTTCGACAGGGTGACCCAACCGTCGGACGCCGTCTGGTACAACACCTTGCTCCGCGGCTACgcgcgctcctcctcctcctcctcctcctcctcggcggcggcggtgCGGGTGTTCGTGCGGATGCTGGAGGAGGGCGTCGCGCCCGACACGTACACGTTCGTGTCGCTGCTCAAGGCGTGCGCcgcggcgcgcgcgggggagCACGGGCGGCAGGCGCACGCCGTGGCGGTCAAGCTCGGCGCCGCGGGCCACGACTACGTCCGCCCCACGCTCATCAACATGTACGCCGAGTGCGGGGACGCGCGCGCCGCGCGCGTCACGTTTGGCAGGGCGGACGGGGACTGCGTGGTCTCGTACAACGCGATGATCGCCGCGGCCGTCAGGAGCAGCCGGCCCGGGGAGGCGCTGGTGCTGTTCCGGGAGATGCAGGCCAAGGGGCTCAACCCGACGCCCGTGACGGTGATCAGCGTGCTCTCGGCGTGCGCGCTGCTCGGGGCGCTCCAACTTGGGAGGTGGCTCCACGATTATGTTCGGAAGCTAGGGCTCGGTTCCCTCGTCAAGGTCAGCACTGCACTGGTCGACATGTATGCCAAGTGTGGGAGCCTGGAGGACGCCATTGCTGTGTTTCAGGGGATGGAATCAAGAGACAGGCAAGCTTGGTCAGTGATGATCGTTGCGTACGCTAACCATGGGTATGGCAGGGAGGCCATTTCGCTGTTTGAGGAGATGAAGAAGCAAGGGATGAAACCCGATGATATTACATTCCTTGGTCTGCTCTATGCCTGTAGCCACTCTGGTCTCGTGAGTGAAGGGCTTCGGTATTTTGACGATATGAAAGATCATGGCATTGTTCCAGGGATCAAGCACTATGGTTGCGTGACAGATTTACTAGCTCGCTCAGGGCAGCTGGAGAGAGCTTATAAGTTCATCGATGAACTGCCAATAAATCCCACCCCCATCTTATGGAGGACGTTGCTTTCTGCTTGTGGAGGCCATGGAGATGTCGAACTTGGCAAGCGTGTCTTTGAGAGGATTCTTGAGCTGGACGATTCTCATGGTGGTGATTATGTAATATTCTCGAATTTGTGTGCAAACACTGGATACTGGGAAGAGATGAATAGGGTAAGGAAACTGATGAGCGACAAAGGTGTGGTAAAGGTGCCTGGCTGCAGCTCAATCGAGATAGATAACACGGTTCATGAGTTCTTCGCAGGAGATGGAAGGCACCCCAAATCACAAGAAGCACGGAAAATGGTTGATGAAGTGATCGATCAACTAAAGCTTGTTGGTTATATCCCTGATACCTCACATGTGTTTCATGTCGAAATGGGTGAGGAGGAGAAGGCGATAAGCCTAAAATACCATAGTGAGAAGCTGGCAATTGCTTTTGGGCTTCTAAATACTGCTCCAGGGGCTACACTGCGTGTTGTCAAGAATCTCCGCGTATGCCCAGATTGCCATTCGATGGCAAAGTTTGTCTCAATGGTCTTCAATAGGCGAATTATACTCAGAGATCTCAATCGCTTCCATCACTTTGAAAGAGGGATATGCTCTTGTGGTGACTATTGGTAA
- the LOC100278530 gene encoding uncharacterized protein LOC100278530: MRLSHCESHCAGPFRFIPCLLPSKDASRDAASAPAPRPAAVAEEEPPPVQKIEVPEAGKDGDAEKHEDDEKATAPAKSCLKRTSCGDDRCADKGNVKWLDLLGKDLTEIKEYEPSECGDLLDDGDGISTCVCVIQ, translated from the exons ATGAGGCTCTCCCATTGTGAGAGCCACTGCGCCGGCCCCTTCCGCTTCATCCCCTGCCTCCTCCCATCCAAAGATGCCAGCCGCGACGCTGCCTCCGCGCCGGCGCCGCGCCCGGCCGCCGTCGCCGAGGAGGAGCCGCCTCCGGTTCAGAAGATAGAGGTGCCGGAAGCCGGAAAGGACGGCGACGCTGAGAAGCACGAGGATGACGAGAAGGCGACGGCGCCGGCTAAGAGTTGCCTGAAGAGAACCAGCTGCGGCGATGACAGGTGTGCCGACAAAGGCAATGTAAAGTGGCTGGATTTGCTGGGGAAAGATCTGACAGAGATTAAGGAGTACGAGCCAAG CGAATGCGGAGACCTGCTTGACGACGGAGACGGCATCTCGACATGTGTTTGCGTTATCCAATGA